Proteins encoded within one genomic window of Deltaproteobacteria bacterium:
- a CDS encoding DUF4190 domain-containing protein, translating to MPTSLSTAEAIRCYKGAKIPLQGDLTKDKLLWTLRRNQDIRVSCYHRNADLKLRSEDISDEYKVKTSDELREAFRYARSTSHFRELTKSVATLGDQENFLHEVDDATHDSTHWGFYTPILVLGGIITGIAAIVVGLESGKKMWIAIGLGAVATGLSLVLGYQIHTDRFRNRLREANNEPTPR from the coding sequence ATGCCAACCTCTCTCTCAACGGCTGAAGCGATACGATGTTACAAGGGGGCCAAGATCCCGTTACAAGGAGATCTTACAAAAGATAAACTGCTCTGGACCCTCCGTAGAAATCAGGACATTCGAGTCAGCTGCTACCATCGAAATGCCGACCTTAAACTCCGGTCCGAGGATATATCCGACGAATATAAAGTGAAGACATCCGACGAATTGAGAGAGGCGTTCCGGTATGCCCGTTCTACATCCCACTTCAGAGAATTGACAAAATCAGTAGCCACTTTAGGGGATCAAGAAAACTTCCTCCATGAGGTGGATGACGCAACTCACGACTCAACCCATTGGGGTTTTTATACACCGATACTGGTCCTTGGAGGCATAATAACAGGCATCGCAGCTATTGTTGTAGGATTAGAAAGTGGCAAAAAAATGTGGATTGCCATTGGATTGGGAGCGGTCGCCACTGGCCTGAGTCTCGTCCTGGGATACCAGATTCACACCGACAGATTTCGTAATCGACTCCGGGAAGCGAATAACGAACCCACGCCTCGCTAA
- a CDS encoding SAM-dependent chlorinase/fluorinase produces MPLITLSSDFEKQSYGCGAMEGVIYEVNPEARVIHQMHGIERFSLLQGARTMETLVTMPVGYHVCVVDPGVGTKRRGIAIQVARGDILVGPDNGVLIPATRILGGIIKTHELTNPRYQRKPVSPIFHGRDLFAMAAAYLSKGVPLSDFGQQIPEKELTQAPYKDAFIKGNRIEAIVIHINRFGTLFLNILQKTWDQFDLPLGGKILIRSGKKSLRMTHVQTFGDVPAGSACIIKDDYTRVEAAINQGSFVKKFPVRLGDTVTLQKIL; encoded by the coding sequence ATGCCACTCATCACCCTCTCATCCGATTTTGAAAAACAGAGCTACGGCTGTGGTGCGATGGAAGGGGTCATCTATGAGGTGAACCCCGAGGCCCGGGTCATCCACCAGATGCATGGCATTGAACGCTTTAGCCTCTTGCAGGGGGCCCGGACGATGGAAACACTCGTGACAATGCCGGTGGGATACCATGTCTGTGTCGTTGATCCTGGCGTCGGAACAAAAAGACGCGGCATAGCGATTCAAGTAGCACGCGGTGATATCCTCGTCGGTCCTGACAACGGTGTTTTGATCCCGGCGACACGAATCCTCGGCGGCATCATCAAGACACATGAATTGACCAACCCAAGATACCAGCGTAAACCGGTCTCGCCGATCTTTCATGGCCGGGATCTCTTCGCCATGGCAGCCGCCTATCTCTCAAAGGGAGTTCCTTTGTCCGATTTTGGCCAACAGATCCCCGAAAAAGAGCTGACACAGGCCCCTTATAAAGATGCCTTCATCAAGGGGAACAGGATCGAGGCGATTGTCATCCATATCAACCGGTTTGGGACGCTCTTCCTCAATATTCTTCAGAAAACGTGGGATCAGTTCGATCTCCCCCTCGGCGGAAAAATCCTGATCCGTTCCGGAAAAAAGTCACTTCGGATGACCCATGTCCAGACCTTCGGTGACGTGCCTGCAGGAAGCGCCTGTATCATAAAGGACGACTATACCCGCGTCGAGGCGGCGATCAATCAGGGGAGTTTCGTGAAAAAATTTCCGGTCCGTCTGGGTGATACCGTCACCTTGCAAAAAATTTTGTAG